A genomic segment from Luteibacter aegosomatis encodes:
- a CDS encoding DUF6931 family protein → MNTPIAPVLAARDMALADAEQAVLRDGMSPRRAVHALLDAGLVAAALRLAVRLMPRGYVVPWICQCVRSAVDDERELAGIAVAEAWMRERDEPRRRDALAHAMARDFNGVGALVAASAAWAEGRMLDGEGQPIGPVPVALMARTAAAALLLIAATAGDFDARCRAYASAALDLLPLEETA, encoded by the coding sequence GTGAATACGCCGATCGCTCCCGTGCTGGCCGCCCGCGACATGGCCCTGGCGGATGCCGAACAAGCCGTGCTCCGCGACGGCATGTCGCCGCGCCGGGCGGTACATGCCCTGCTCGACGCGGGCCTCGTCGCCGCGGCCCTTCGCCTGGCGGTGCGGTTGATGCCACGCGGCTACGTGGTGCCGTGGATTTGCCAATGCGTTCGCTCGGCGGTGGACGACGAGCGCGAACTCGCCGGCATCGCCGTGGCCGAAGCCTGGATGCGCGAACGCGACGAGCCGCGGCGTCGCGATGCGCTCGCGCACGCGATGGCGCGCGACTTCAACGGCGTGGGGGCCCTCGTCGCGGCCAGCGCCGCCTGGGCCGAGGGTCGGATGCTCGACGGCGAAGGCCAACCCATCGGTCCCGTGCCCGTCGCGCTCATGGCACGCACCGCCGCGGCCGCGCTGCTGCTCATCGCCGCGACGGCCGGCGACTTCGACGCACGCTGCCGGGCCTATGCCTCCGCGGCGCTCGACCTGCTTCCCCTGGAGGAAACCGCATGA
- a CDS encoding type VI secretion system Vgr family protein, producing the protein MAHAITLTSARGDALRFANMTTEESLGRLFSFRVEAVSKEASIDLRALLATRMTVKVTTPQGYVRYFDGIVAEAEQAGFVMVDNVRYAVYRFQLVPRPWLLRRTVDCRIHKNRSVPDIVRTVLSESGYGDVRLALTGNYPPREYCVQYRETHFDFISRLMEQEGIYYYFTHADGVHTMVLCDSLGAHRAEPGFDTVPYVPPTERGNRMRASVAEWTVARSVQSTRVRLDDYDYLRPRASLLADETVAETSAPAAGELDIYDYPYVGPDHAQRTEDGRRFARARIEAANVAQATSSGVTDAVGMATGNLFRLTDFPLGAANDEYLVIASRIRLVEVDYQAGGIEPDADEEPFKCEFEVIRSRQAFRSAQTTPRPRIHGLQTAVVYGATDEDIAVDKYGRVQVQFFWNPPSKPKADQSCPVRVASHWAGKRWGAVQIPRVGQEVVVSFLEGDPDRPLIIGSVYNQEHMPPYPLPDERTRSGVVSRSLLGGPGEANEIRFEDRKGAEELYFHAQRDLRHEAENDHFSTIDRDETEEVKRDRTHDVGRDDTLHVGRRLRIEAGEEIELVTGMARIVMRRDGQIQITGSMLRVNAAATINLVSGAALTMTSGAAVTMTATAAVTVTAGAALMLQSTLGPAVLKGTPPLLL; encoded by the coding sequence ATGGCCCATGCGATCACGCTCACCAGCGCGCGGGGCGATGCACTCCGCTTCGCCAACATGACGACCGAGGAATCCCTGGGTCGCCTGTTCTCCTTTCGCGTGGAAGCGGTCAGCAAGGAGGCTTCGATCGACCTGCGTGCGCTGCTGGCCACCCGGATGACGGTCAAGGTCACCACGCCACAAGGTTACGTGCGCTACTTCGACGGCATCGTCGCCGAGGCCGAGCAGGCCGGCTTCGTCATGGTCGACAACGTGCGCTACGCCGTATACCGGTTCCAGCTGGTGCCGCGTCCGTGGTTGCTGCGCCGCACGGTGGACTGCCGCATCCACAAGAACCGTTCCGTCCCCGACATCGTCCGTACGGTGCTTTCCGAATCGGGATACGGCGACGTGCGGCTGGCCCTGACGGGCAACTATCCCCCGCGCGAATACTGCGTCCAGTATCGCGAGACGCACTTCGACTTCATCAGCCGGTTGATGGAACAGGAGGGCATCTACTACTACTTCACCCATGCCGACGGCGTGCACACCATGGTCCTGTGCGATTCGCTCGGCGCGCATCGCGCGGAGCCCGGTTTCGACACCGTGCCTTACGTGCCGCCCACCGAGCGTGGCAACCGCATGCGGGCCTCGGTCGCGGAATGGACCGTGGCGCGCTCGGTGCAATCCACCCGCGTGCGCCTGGACGACTACGACTACCTGCGGCCACGCGCGTCGCTGCTCGCCGACGAAACCGTGGCGGAAACGTCCGCGCCCGCCGCGGGCGAACTCGACATCTATGACTATCCCTACGTCGGCCCCGACCACGCCCAGCGAACGGAAGACGGCCGGCGTTTCGCGCGCGCGCGCATCGAAGCGGCCAACGTGGCGCAGGCTACGTCGTCGGGTGTCACCGACGCGGTGGGCATGGCCACCGGCAACCTGTTCCGGCTCACCGATTTTCCGCTGGGCGCGGCCAACGACGAATACCTGGTGATCGCCAGCCGCATCCGCCTCGTCGAGGTGGATTACCAGGCCGGTGGCATCGAGCCGGACGCGGACGAAGAACCGTTCAAGTGCGAGTTCGAGGTGATCCGCAGCCGCCAGGCCTTTCGCTCCGCGCAGACCACTCCCCGGCCGCGCATCCACGGCCTGCAGACCGCGGTGGTGTATGGCGCCACGGACGAGGACATCGCCGTCGACAAGTACGGCCGCGTGCAGGTGCAGTTTTTCTGGAATCCGCCGTCCAAGCCGAAGGCCGACCAGTCGTGTCCCGTGCGCGTGGCCTCGCATTGGGCGGGCAAACGCTGGGGCGCGGTGCAGATTCCCCGCGTGGGACAGGAGGTGGTGGTGAGTTTCCTCGAGGGCGACCCCGACCGGCCGCTCATCATCGGCAGCGTCTACAACCAGGAACACATGCCGCCGTACCCGTTGCCCGACGAACGCACGCGCAGCGGCGTGGTCAGCCGCAGCCTGCTCGGCGGCCCCGGGGAGGCGAACGAGATCCGCTTCGAAGACCGCAAGGGCGCGGAGGAACTGTACTTCCATGCGCAACGCGACCTGCGCCACGAGGCCGAGAACGATCACTTCAGCACCATCGACCGCGACGAGACGGAAGAGGTCAAGCGTGACCGCACGCATGACGTGGGCCGTGACGACACGCTGCACGTCGGCCGCCGCCTGCGCATCGAGGCCGGCGAGGAAATCGAGCTGGTGACCGGCATGGCACGCATCGTCATGCGCCGCGACGGGCAGATCCAGATCACCGGCAGCATGCTGCGCGTGAACGCGGCCGCCACGATCAACCTCGTGTCCGGCGCGGCGCTCACCATGACCTCCGGCGCGGCCGTCACGATGACAGCCACCGCCGCCGTGACGGTAACGGCGGGCGCGGCGCTGATGCTGCAATCCACCCTGGGTCCGGCCGTGCTGAAGGGCACGCCGCCGCTGCTCCTGTGA